A window of Halobellus sp. LT62 contains these coding sequences:
- a CDS encoding DNA cytosine methyltransferase → MIEGKLTAIDLFCGAGGLSQGLHDAGFEVLWGIDHEEKTKPTYEANHGCEMTVGDIREEEPPELGLKEGELDLVAGGPPCPTFSLVGRSKINSLEGRNNQTDERHLLYEEFLRFVDHYQPKAFVMENVEGMLSAENEDGVPVVDTIKEQMRGEREVADLDLDLNYTVRVQLLDAADYGVPQHRKRLFFIGNRIGVGNPDMEQWATHRAPKNEKEKNIKYREDPSKRSEEDQHTLDGFVDDREEEIFPTFYKNRRNKKPWNTVADAILDLPPVSPSGETPPTKAEEYELGPVSEYQYWARDLDEEQDWEEQPLLNHECRGHNMRDLTLYKLLGEGTSYIIGDIPEEHQPYRTDIFPDKLKKQNPTEPSTTVVAHLYKDGHMFIHPNEARSITVREAARLQSFKDTFEFPVSRTHAFKQVGNAVPPLLAQAIGTAVRSEIFNHSVHGEKPQKAD, encoded by the coding sequence ATGATCGAGGGGAAGTTAACTGCCATTGACCTCTTCTGTGGAGCTGGCGGCCTCTCTCAGGGACTCCACGATGCTGGATTTGAGGTATTGTGGGGCATTGACCACGAGGAGAAGACCAAACCGACCTATGAGGCGAACCACGGGTGCGAAATGACTGTCGGAGACATCCGCGAGGAGGAACCGCCCGAACTCGGCCTCAAAGAGGGCGAATTGGATCTCGTGGCCGGGGGGCCTCCCTGTCCGACGTTCTCTCTCGTTGGACGAAGCAAAATCAACTCTCTCGAAGGACGGAATAATCAAACAGACGAGCGTCACCTGCTCTACGAGGAGTTCCTCCGGTTCGTCGACCACTATCAGCCAAAAGCGTTCGTGATGGAGAACGTCGAGGGGATGCTCTCGGCGGAAAACGAGGATGGTGTTCCAGTGGTCGATACCATCAAAGAGCAGATGCGCGGCGAAAGAGAGGTTGCGGATCTGGATCTGGATCTAAATTATACTGTCCGCGTACAGTTGCTCGACGCAGCCGACTACGGCGTTCCTCAGCACCGGAAGCGCCTCTTCTTTATCGGAAATCGGATCGGCGTGGGAAATCCGGATATGGAGCAATGGGCGACTCACCGGGCTCCGAAGAACGAGAAAGAAAAGAACATCAAATACAGAGAAGACCCGTCGAAGCGGTCTGAAGAGGATCAGCATACCCTTGATGGGTTCGTTGATGACCGAGAAGAGGAAATCTTCCCGACGTTCTACAAAAACCGACGGAACAAGAAGCCGTGGAATACCGTAGCTGACGCGATTCTCGATCTTCCGCCGGTTTCACCGTCGGGAGAAACACCGCCGACGAAAGCCGAAGAGTACGAACTCGGCCCGGTCTCGGAATACCAGTACTGGGCTCGCGATCTCGACGAGGAGCAGGACTGGGAAGAGCAACCCCTCCTGAACCACGAGTGTCGAGGGCACAATATGCGTGATCTGACGCTGTACAAGCTACTCGGAGAGGGTACTTCGTACATCATCGGAGATATTCCCGAAGAACACCAGCCGTACCGAACGGACATCTTCCCGGACAAGCTGAAGAAACAGAATCCGACGGAGCCGTCGACGACGGTCGTCGCGCACCTCTACAAGGACGGGCATATGTTCATTCACCCGAACGAGGCCCGCTCGATTACGGTTCGTGAGGCTGCGAGGCTTCAATCGTTCAAAGATACCTTCGAGTTCCCGGTTTCACGGACCCACGCATTCAAGCAGGTCGGGAACGCTGTGCCACCGCTATTGGCGCAAGCGATTGGAACAGCGGTCCGCTCTGAGATCTTCAATCACTCAGTCCACGGTGAAAAGCCCCAGAAAGCGGATTGA
- a CDS encoding winged helix-turn-helix domain-containing protein, with protein sequence MDVEEYSWVKASGYRENILLALEEKPRTPKELAERTEYYLSHVSNTLSDLNDHGLAECITPDRRKGRLWTATGKGQKIIDDLKR encoded by the coding sequence ATGGACGTTGAGGAATACTCGTGGGTCAAAGCAAGTGGTTACCGCGAGAATATTTTGCTGGCTCTCGAAGAAAAGCCTCGGACCCCGAAAGAGCTCGCTGAACGCACCGAATACTATCTCAGTCACGTGAGCAACACGCTCTCAGATCTGAATGACCACGGTCTCGCCGAGTGCATAACTCCAGATCGGCGTAAAGGCCGTCTCTGGACTGCGACCGGCAAGGGGCAAAAAATAATTGATGATCTAAAGAGGTAA
- a CDS encoding PRC-barrel domain containing protein, whose amino-acid sequence MARMHVTEDDEGKNVVNSSGKKIGIVTEVRNGTAYVNADPGITDTIRSKLGWGDADKDDYALQKDRIDTITDDEVRLKKNL is encoded by the coding sequence ATGGCACGAATGCACGTAACTGAAGACGATGAAGGGAAGAACGTGGTCAACTCCAGCGGGAAGAAGATCGGGATAGTCACCGAGGTCAGAAACGGCACGGCGTACGTGAACGCGGATCCGGGAATCACGGACACCATCCGTTCCAAGCTGGGCTGGGGCGATGCCGACAAGGACGACTACGCCCTGCAGAAGGATCGTATCGACACGATCACCGACGACGAGGTCCGACTCAAGAAAAACCTGTAG
- a CDS encoding CBS domain-containing protein: MNISEILSPKFTEFDIGTPLSKVAGAFENQELDAVIVTDGDEYRGVVSRRQLASSSNQPSAKVGSQVQHVPTVDRTEDVREVARLMIGSDAKTLPVLDDDRVVGVVTGDAVLEAVRPFLDAVTVEDAYTAELISATPETTIGKALNLLREAGIAHLPVVDGDDPVGMLSLYDVIEFTTRGGSKSQGGSSSGFGGRGGGGQNRGGFGAREGDADRMLDLPVRNLMSDVVATVERSAPLDEVVETMFEREISSLVVTADNTNEPIGIVTKTDVIEALTWERDDRNAVQVFGLDLLEGMDYDDVSALIESVTSKYGEMSVIKASIQLQEHKEQSRGVPLVLARIRLVTDRGYFTADGEGYGASHALRLAANAVERQLLKGKTYGQSKKHPDTDEQAQLYGWWLGG, from the coding sequence ATGAACATCTCAGAGATCCTCTCCCCAAAATTCACCGAGTTCGACATCGGCACACCGCTCTCGAAGGTCGCCGGGGCGTTCGAGAATCAGGAGCTCGATGCCGTCATCGTAACGGACGGCGACGAGTATCGCGGTGTCGTTAGTCGCCGACAGCTGGCGTCCTCGTCCAATCAGCCCTCTGCGAAGGTCGGCTCACAGGTACAGCACGTCCCGACTGTCGACCGCACCGAGGACGTCCGCGAGGTCGCGCGGCTTATGATCGGGAGCGACGCCAAAACGCTCCCCGTACTCGACGACGACCGTGTCGTCGGTGTGGTAACCGGCGATGCCGTCCTCGAAGCCGTGCGTCCGTTCCTCGACGCGGTGACCGTCGAGGACGCCTACACGGCGGAGTTAATCAGTGCGACTCCCGAAACCACGATCGGGAAAGCGCTCAATCTGCTTCGAGAAGCCGGGATCGCCCATCTCCCGGTCGTCGACGGGGACGATCCCGTGGGAATGCTGAGCCTGTACGACGTCATCGAGTTCACGACTCGGGGCGGCAGTAAGAGCCAAGGCGGTTCGTCGAGCGGCTTCGGTGGCCGCGGCGGTGGCGGGCAGAACCGTGGTGGGTTCGGCGCGCGCGAGGGCGATGCCGACCGGATGCTCGATCTTCCGGTGCGGAACCTGATGTCCGATGTAGTCGCGACGGTCGAGCGGAGCGCACCGCTCGACGAGGTCGTCGAGACGATGTTCGAACGGGAAATCTCCTCTCTCGTCGTCACGGCCGACAACACCAACGAGCCGATCGGTATCGTCACGAAAACGGACGTCATCGAGGCGCTCACCTGGGAGCGCGACGACCGGAACGCCGTGCAGGTGTTCGGGCTCGACCTGTTGGAGGGGATGGACTACGACGACGTCTCCGCGCTGATCGAGAGCGTAACCTCGAAGTACGGAGAGATGAGCGTGATCAAGGCCAGCATCCAACTGCAGGAGCACAAAGAACAGAGCCGGGGTGTGCCGCTGGTGTTAGCACGGATTCGACTAGTCACCGACCGCGGCTACTTCACGGCCGATGGGGAGGGGTACGGTGCCTCCCACGCCCTCCGTCTCGCAGCGAACGCCGTCGAACGTCAACTCCTCAAGGGGAAGACCTACGGCCAATCGAAGAAGCACCCCGACACTGACGAGCAGGCACAGCTCTACGGTTGGTGGCTTGGCGGGTAA
- a CDS encoding DUF5789 family protein translates to MPDDKRDRDEHPDDEQRQQPARRREDARDRAHEDRAMSGDPSGRLGDLDEALESQDYPITTDELVEAYGDYEIETQDGTKSLEEVLASTDNQSYDSADDVRSRILGMIHR, encoded by the coding sequence ATGCCAGACGACAAACGGGACCGAGACGAACACCCAGACGACGAACAGCGACAACAACCAGCGCGGAGGCGGGAGGACGCACGCGACCGCGCCCACGAAGACCGAGCGATGAGCGGTGACCCTAGTGGACGGCTCGGTGACCTTGATGAGGCACTCGAATCCCAAGACTATCCGATCACGACGGATGAATTGGTCGAGGCCTATGGCGACTACGAGATCGAAACGCAGGACGGAACAAAGTCCCTCGAAGAAGTGCTTGCCTCAACCGATAATCAATCGTACGATTCCGCCGACGACGTTAGAAGCCGGATCTTGGGGATGATACATCGTTGA
- a CDS encoding HpcH/HpaI aldolase family protein: MNNPAVTNDLAVTLESGDVALGVLDNTYSPTLVEFYGELGVDFVWIDLEHGGPDPWDANLMEDLLRAAERTDLELLVRLPDTDPTLVRKALDLGVRNVFLPRVETATEVREAVKSARFSYDGSPGDRGLGSPRARRWGLADDYIATEDRETIVGVTIETEPSVENLDAILDVPELGFVFIGPLDLSVSLGCPGEIDHPDVQEAVETVRSNAVDAGVPVGGLGFGMDDVNEKAANGYQMLNLGSTTGALQQTVTGWFEAYEGER, encoded by the coding sequence ATGAACAATCCAGCGGTGACGAACGACCTCGCAGTCACGTTAGAGAGCGGAGACGTTGCGCTCGGGGTGCTCGACAACACGTACAGTCCCACGCTCGTAGAGTTCTACGGTGAACTCGGCGTGGATTTCGTCTGGATCGACCTCGAACACGGTGGGCCGGATCCGTGGGATGCGAATCTGATGGAGGACCTACTACGCGCAGCCGAGCGGACGGACCTCGAACTGCTCGTCCGACTCCCCGACACGGACCCAACGCTGGTCCGGAAGGCTCTGGACCTCGGGGTCAGGAACGTCTTTCTTCCGCGCGTGGAGACGGCGACGGAGGTCCGTGAGGCGGTGAAATCCGCTCGATTCAGTTACGACGGGAGTCCGGGCGATCGGGGACTTGGGTCGCCTCGGGCCCGACGCTGGGGGCTCGCCGACGACTACATTGCCACCGAGGACCGGGAGACGATCGTCGGCGTGACCATCGAAACCGAGCCGTCCGTTGAGAACCTCGACGCAATCCTCGACGTCCCGGAGCTGGGGTTCGTCTTCATCGGCCCGCTTGATCTCTCCGTATCGCTCGGCTGTCCCGGCGAAATCGACCATCCGGACGTGCAGGAAGCCGTCGAGACGGTTCGTTCGAACGCCGTCGATGCAGGCGTTCCCGTCGGCGGTCTCGGATTCGGGATGGACGATGTCAACGAGAAAGCGGCGAACGGCTACCAGATGCTGAACCTCGGGAGCACGACTGGGGCGCTTCAGCAGACCGTCACTGGCTGGTTCGAAGCCTACGAGGGAGAGCGATAA
- a CDS encoding HVO_2922 family protein: protein MVEANDYESELTADREEIAAVLSGVVDGVLAGSIRLGDGEDATTVAFPEELALEIELEAEDDESSLELELTWPSPKGEGSGSSPIEEIPEGEGDELSVPVGAADASQALARFEVFRDQDEEWRWRLRHRNGNIIATSGEGYTRKHNARKGLRSVIKNAPEAELTEDPSN from the coding sequence ATGGTCGAAGCAAACGACTACGAGTCCGAACTGACGGCCGATCGCGAGGAGATCGCAGCCGTACTGAGTGGCGTGGTAGATGGGGTTCTAGCCGGCTCAATTCGGTTGGGTGACGGCGAGGACGCCACCACTGTTGCGTTTCCCGAGGAACTTGCTCTCGAAATCGAACTCGAGGCCGAGGACGACGAGTCGAGTCTGGAACTCGAACTGACATGGCCCTCTCCAAAAGGCGAGGGATCCGGATCCTCCCCCATCGAAGAGATCCCCGAAGGGGAAGGCGACGAACTATCAGTGCCCGTGGGTGCCGCCGACGCATCTCAGGCCCTGGCCCGGTTCGAAGTCTTCCGTGACCAAGACGAAGAATGGCGGTGGCGACTCCGCCACCGCAATGGGAACATCATCGCAACCAGTGGCGAAGGTTACACACGCAAACACAACGCTCGGAAAGGACTCCGGAGTGTGATCAAGAATGCACCAGAAGCGGAGTTAACAGAGGATCCTTCGAACTAG
- a CDS encoding cation:proton antiporter has translation MAVESGLLLTFLAGLTLVLAAAHTLGTVADRLGFAPVVGELLTGLVLGPSLLGLVAPNVTSIVVPVPDRLAALASLGLILLLVLAGTEVNVQTVRRYVRPTIALATGASAVPFLLGFALGWVLPARFLVTPEQRLPFALFLATALSISAVPVAVRVLIDLDAMDQTVGQLTLTVAVVIDAAGWIALTIASDIARVGQMNPLGVGRTLGVLAVFVVVVVVLGPRIVGTLFDVASAVRSPVLTGFSIVIVVGLGMAGASLALGLEAVLGAFLAGVLVRNRLDTETERVFQMVTLGLFAPVFFATAGLRVDLSGLFTLDTLLIVGITLSVAVLGKALGVVLGATFTDLTRTETICLAIGLNARGAMELVVAALGLAIGILTPTIYAVIVLVAIVTSVMTPPLLRRALSRLPENGMSETA, from the coding sequence ATGGCCGTTGAGTCGGGTCTGTTACTCACGTTTCTCGCCGGACTGACGCTCGTTTTGGCCGCCGCGCATACTCTTGGAACGGTCGCCGACCGACTGGGGTTCGCACCGGTTGTCGGTGAACTCCTCACCGGATTGGTCTTGGGTCCGTCGCTTCTCGGGCTCGTCGCTCCGAACGTCACGTCGATCGTCGTCCCGGTTCCCGATCGGCTGGCGGCCCTCGCGTCGCTCGGGCTCATCCTCCTTCTCGTGCTGGCTGGAACTGAAGTCAACGTTCAGACGGTCCGTCGCTATGTCCGACCGACGATAGCCCTCGCTACAGGGGCCTCGGCCGTGCCGTTCCTTCTGGGGTTCGCCTTGGGATGGGTTCTCCCCGCGAGATTCCTTGTCACTCCCGAACAGCGACTCCCATTTGCGCTGTTCCTGGCGACCGCTCTGAGTATCTCGGCGGTTCCCGTCGCCGTTCGCGTGCTGATCGACCTCGACGCGATGGATCAGACGGTGGGACAACTCACTCTCACTGTCGCTGTCGTCATCGACGCGGCGGGATGGATCGCCCTCACAATCGCGTCCGACATCGCAAGAGTGGGCCAGATGAACCCGTTAGGGGTCGGTCGGACACTCGGTGTCCTCGCTGTGTTCGTTGTGGTCGTCGTCGTGCTCGGCCCGCGAATCGTCGGTACACTCTTCGATGTCGCCTCCGCTGTTCGATCGCCCGTGTTAACCGGTTTTTCGATCGTCATAGTCGTCGGGCTCGGGATGGCGGGTGCCTCGCTCGCACTCGGGCTGGAGGCCGTTCTCGGCGCATTCCTCGCAGGTGTCCTAGTCAGGAACCGCCTCGATACGGAGACAGAACGGGTGTTCCAGATGGTGACGCTTGGGCTGTTCGCGCCGGTCTTTTTTGCGACGGCCGGGTTACGGGTCGATCTGAGTGGGCTGTTCACGCTGGATACGCTGCTGATCGTCGGGATCACACTCTCCGTTGCCGTGCTCGGAAAGGCACTCGGCGTGGTACTCGGAGCGACGTTCACGGATCTCACCCGAACGGAGACCATCTGCCTCGCCATCGGTCTCAACGCTCGCGGGGCGATGGAACTCGTGGTGGCAGCACTCGGCTTGGCAATCGGGATTCTCACGCCCACCATCTATGCCGTCATCGTGCTCGTCGCCATCGTTACCTCCGTGATGACGCCGCCACTGCTCCGGCGCGCCCTCTCACGCCTCCCGGAAAATGGGATGTCAGAAACGGCGTGA
- a CDS encoding HalOD1 output domain-containing protein codes for MDASGQFGMEGDSEVFSAPFSPISTCLNGTVDSIPEIHNEASFDYQGEKLIRFYSASLTRVVEYEIGVNESVSAAVVRAVSAVEGREPCSLRPLACVLDTDALDALFESRANGQPRTGGCLSFVYSGCRVSIDNGEYLTLQPLESPR; via the coding sequence ATGGACGCGTCGGGTCAATTTGGAATGGAAGGGGATTCTGAGGTCTTCTCCGCACCGTTCTCGCCGATTTCAACTTGCCTAAACGGTACCGTGGATAGTATTCCCGAAATTCATAACGAGGCGAGTTTTGATTATCAGGGTGAAAAACTCATAAGGTTTTACTCGGCCAGCCTTACTAGAGTTGTGGAGTACGAAATCGGAGTAAACGAATCGGTGAGTGCGGCTGTCGTTCGCGCGGTGAGCGCCGTGGAGGGACGTGAACCCTGTTCTCTCCGACCGCTGGCGTGCGTCCTCGACACGGACGCGCTGGATGCGCTATTCGAGTCCCGGGCGAACGGTCAACCCCGGACGGGTGGCTGTCTCTCGTTCGTCTATAGCGGCTGTCGCGTCTCCATCGACAACGGCGAATATCTCACCCTTCAACCGCTCGAAAGCCCCCGCTGA
- a CDS encoding TrmB family transcriptional regulator: MDTTSNLEEAVEVLQQLGLKEYEARCFVGLSRLHSGTAKQLSEMTEVPRTRVYDAIRMLEAQGLVEIQHSSPQQFRAVPLEEATETLRDQYDARVERLHDALETVEIVDTDDESSVQQVWAMTGQDAIENRTNDLIREATDEIVLVVGDESLLTEDLIDTLNEVGNGVDLLIGALTETIQDRIRVAVPEATTFISGLEWLHGENATVDETAIGRLLLVDRSTILVSSIMPTTREERAVFGEGFGNGLVVIARRLMAQGLLTVRDPKQ; this comes from the coding sequence ATGGATACGACCTCGAATCTGGAGGAAGCGGTCGAAGTTCTCCAACAGCTCGGTTTAAAGGAATACGAGGCGAGATGCTTCGTCGGGCTATCGCGCTTACACTCCGGGACGGCAAAGCAACTGAGCGAGATGACCGAAGTGCCCCGGACACGCGTGTATGATGCGATTCGGATGCTGGAGGCGCAGGGCCTCGTCGAGATCCAGCATTCGAGCCCACAGCAGTTCCGCGCCGTTCCGCTCGAAGAGGCCACAGAGACGCTTCGGGATCAATACGATGCCCGCGTAGAGCGACTCCACGACGCTCTCGAAACGGTCGAAATTGTCGATACGGATGACGAATCCTCCGTCCAGCAAGTGTGGGCAATGACCGGCCAAGACGCGATCGAGAATCGGACGAACGACCTCATCCGGGAGGCGACCGACGAGATCGTTCTGGTGGTGGGCGATGAGTCACTGTTGACCGAGGATCTAATCGATACCCTCAACGAGGTCGGCAACGGGGTTGATCTGCTTATCGGCGCGTTGACTGAGACCATTCAGGACCGGATTCGAGTGGCCGTGCCGGAGGCCACGACGTTCATCTCGGGACTGGAGTGGCTTCACGGCGAGAACGCCACCGTAGACGAGACGGCGATCGGCCGTTTGCTGTTGGTTGACCGATCGACGATTCTGGTGAGCTCGATTATGCCCACCACTAGGGAGGAACGAGCGGTCTTCGGGGAAGGGTTCGGGAACGGTCTCGTCGTGATCGCGCGTCGCCTCATGGCGCAGGGATTGTTGACCGTTCGTGATCCGAAGCAATAA
- a CDS encoding TrmB family transcriptional regulator, giving the protein MSSDPTGSPEATAVEQLEHFGLSTYAARTFVALASLGTGTARDVSQVSQVPRTRVYDAIDELHERGIVDVLQSSPKQFWAISAETASRTFEHELRSRTELLRTALSELESVERRAEQRGVWTVDGQTAVTERVREFFASAEEEIVYMTVEDLLTEELIEELSEAAERGVSIKLAGVSAEVQDRIQDTIPGATMFESLWVWSDTSAGRLMMVDGQKTLVSALVNGEDASPTDPRSETAIWGEGETNSLVVVLKAIFTWRLETTESDE; this is encoded by the coding sequence ATGAGTAGCGATCCCACCGGAAGCCCAGAGGCGACCGCCGTCGAGCAGCTTGAACACTTCGGACTGAGCACCTATGCGGCCCGGACATTCGTTGCGCTCGCGAGCCTCGGTACGGGAACGGCTAGAGACGTGAGCCAAGTCTCACAAGTGCCCCGAACCAGAGTATACGACGCCATCGACGAATTACACGAGCGCGGAATCGTCGATGTTCTGCAGTCGTCGCCCAAGCAATTCTGGGCAATCTCGGCTGAAACCGCCAGTCGAACGTTCGAACACGAACTGCGATCTCGCACGGAGTTACTGCGGACAGCCCTCAGCGAACTCGAATCCGTCGAGCGGCGAGCCGAACAGCGCGGTGTCTGGACTGTCGATGGACAGACCGCAGTCACGGAGCGTGTACGAGAGTTCTTCGCCAGCGCGGAGGAGGAAATCGTCTACATGACCGTCGAGGACCTCCTCACCGAGGAGCTGATCGAGGAGTTAAGCGAAGCGGCGGAGCGGGGGGTTTCGATCAAGCTCGCGGGCGTTTCCGCAGAGGTGCAGGACCGAATTCAGGATACCATCCCCGGCGCGACGATGTTCGAGTCGCTCTGGGTCTGGTCGGATACCTCGGCCGGTCGGCTTATGATGGTGGACGGGCAGAAAACCCTCGTGAGTGCCCTCGTCAATGGCGAGGACGCGAGCCCAACTGATCCCCGGTCGGAGACGGCCATCTGGGGTGAAGGGGAGACGAACAGTCTGGTCGTGGTTTTGAAGGCGATCTTCACGTGGCGACTCGAGACGACTGAATCGGATGAGTGA
- a CDS encoding DUF7344 domain-containing protein — MTERSLDTVLQLVADRHRRQTIHHLRHEANGKATIDEVVDRLHNGRSDADGQTIDREQLAVQLCHAHLPKLADHGVVEFDPENRTVRYRPDDQFETILDVLPDEQPLASP, encoded by the coding sequence ATGACTGAACGCAGTCTCGACACGGTTCTCCAGCTCGTGGCCGATCGGCACCGACGGCAGACAATTCACCATCTGCGGCACGAAGCCAACGGCAAAGCAACGATCGACGAGGTCGTCGATCGATTGCACAACGGTAGATCGGATGCCGATGGCCAAACTATCGACCGGGAACAGCTCGCCGTCCAACTGTGTCACGCTCACCTACCAAAGTTAGCCGACCACGGTGTCGTTGAATTCGACCCCGAAAATCGTACCGTCCGGTATCGGCCTGACGACCAGTTTGAGACGATATTGGATGTACTACCCGACGAACAGCCGCTAGCCAGCCCCTAA
- a CDS encoding TVP38/TMEM64 family protein, which translates to MRVFSSRADRWRGILVLLLVTAAFFALYVAVQRYAPFVFRAAELRAWIAQFGVFAPLVFVLIQAVQVVVAPIPGQVVALVAGYLFGPFWGTVYSLTGVLIGSAVAFSLAKRYGRSFVEDILHEDVVARFDDFVETVGVPGLFAFVIIPGLPDDAICFLAGLTSFRLRTFIAVISVGRLPAYVITVYAGGELASGRFIQGIALIGVVIALSAVGYYKQEAVRDAVARVESRLGF; encoded by the coding sequence ATGAGAGTCTTCTCGTCGAGGGCGGACCGCTGGCGGGGAATTCTCGTCTTGCTCCTCGTCACGGCCGCGTTCTTCGCGCTCTACGTCGCCGTTCAACGGTACGCGCCGTTCGTCTTTCGGGCCGCGGAGCTCCGCGCGTGGATCGCACAGTTCGGCGTCTTCGCACCGCTGGTGTTCGTGCTCATTCAGGCCGTCCAAGTCGTCGTCGCGCCGATCCCGGGACAGGTCGTCGCGCTCGTCGCGGGCTATCTGTTCGGTCCGTTCTGGGGGACCGTCTACAGCCTCACCGGCGTCCTCATCGGTAGCGCCGTCGCGTTCAGCCTCGCGAAGCGATACGGCCGCTCGTTCGTCGAGGACATCCTCCACGAGGACGTCGTCGCGCGCTTCGACGACTTCGTCGAGACCGTCGGCGTTCCGGGGCTGTTCGCGTTCGTCATCATCCCCGGGCTTCCCGACGACGCGATCTGTTTTCTGGCCGGTCTCACCTCCTTTCGGCTCAGGACGTTCATCGCCGTGATCAGCGTCGGTCGCCTTCCGGCGTACGTCATCACCGTCTACGCGGGCGGCGAACTGGCCAGCGGCCGGTTCATCCAAGGAATCGCGCTCATCGGTGTCGTGATCGCGCTCTCGGCGGTCGGGTACTACAAGCAAGAAGCCGTTCGCGATGCGGTCGCACGCGTGGAGTCGCGGCTGGGATTTTGA